The following are from one region of the Stigmatopora argus isolate UIUO_Sarg chromosome 9, RoL_Sarg_1.0, whole genome shotgun sequence genome:
- the hbegfa gene encoding heparin-binding EGF-like growth factor a isoform X1: MRIWSVMLLLLHALVASKLACGAAVDRYESDRQRHTSVINFQDVSKDGRPEEESTVTPLEENEDEEYDDEYNDDGDEYEDSASGDYEVEMPRVALSTKPRDPAAILEGENTEGQRRKGKGRKKAKGKGKKRNPCLRKFKDFCIHGTCQYLRNIRLPSCVCHPSYSGERCEFFTLPVERPQEGYNRTTALAVVAVVLSSICLTIIGLLLMLRFHKRGAYDVENEEKVKLGLASNH, translated from the exons ATGAGGATTTGGAGTGTTATGCTTTTGCTGCTTCACGCTCTTG TGGCGTCCAAACTGGCGTGCGGGGCGGCAGTGGATCGGTATGAAAGTGACAGGCAGCGGCACACGTCTGTCATCAACTTCCAGGACGTGAGCAAAGATGGAAGGCCGGAAGAGGAGAGCACCGTTACTCCATTGGAGGAGAACGAGGATGAGGAGTATGATGATGAATACAACGACGACGGAGATGAATATGAGGACAGCGCGTCAGGGGATTATGAAGTGGAAATGCCAAGAG ttgctCTGTCAACCAAACCCCGAGATCCAGCTGCCATCTTGGAGGGGGAAAACACTGAAGGACAGAGAAGGAAAGGAAAGGGACGGAAGAAGGCAAAAGGGAAAGGAAAAAAGAGGAATCCGTGCCTGAGAAAGTTTAAAGATTTTTGCATCCACGGCACCTGTCAATACCTGAGGAACATCCGACTTCCCTCTTGTGT GTGCCACCCAAGTTACTCTGGGGAAAGGTGCGAATTCTTCACCCTGCCCGTGGAGAGGCCCCAAGAAGGCTACAACCGCACCACAGCTCTGGCCGTGGTCGCCGTGGTGCTCTCGTCCATCTGCCTCACCATCATCGGCCTTCTACTCATGCTCAG GTTTCACAAGCGGGGAGCGTATGATGTAGAGAATGAGGAGAAAGTCAAGTTAGGGTTAGCGTCCAACCACTGA
- the hbegfa gene encoding heparin-binding EGF-like growth factor a isoform X2 produces the protein MRIWSVMLLLLHALVASKLACGAAVDRYESDRQRHTSVINFQDVSKDGRPEEESTVTPLEENEDEEYDDEYNDDGDEYEDSASGDYEVEMPRVALSTKPRDPAAILEGENTEGQRRKGKGRKKAKGKGKKRNPCLRKFKDFCIHGTCQYLRNIRLPSCVCHPSYSGERCEFFTLPVERPQEGYNRTTALAVVAVVLSSICLTIIGLLLMLRQRSGDTTSK, from the exons ATGAGGATTTGGAGTGTTATGCTTTTGCTGCTTCACGCTCTTG TGGCGTCCAAACTGGCGTGCGGGGCGGCAGTGGATCGGTATGAAAGTGACAGGCAGCGGCACACGTCTGTCATCAACTTCCAGGACGTGAGCAAAGATGGAAGGCCGGAAGAGGAGAGCACCGTTACTCCATTGGAGGAGAACGAGGATGAGGAGTATGATGATGAATACAACGACGACGGAGATGAATATGAGGACAGCGCGTCAGGGGATTATGAAGTGGAAATGCCAAGAG ttgctCTGTCAACCAAACCCCGAGATCCAGCTGCCATCTTGGAGGGGGAAAACACTGAAGGACAGAGAAGGAAAGGAAAGGGACGGAAGAAGGCAAAAGGGAAAGGAAAAAAGAGGAATCCGTGCCTGAGAAAGTTTAAAGATTTTTGCATCCACGGCACCTGTCAATACCTGAGGAACATCCGACTTCCCTCTTGTGT GTGCCACCCAAGTTACTCTGGGGAAAGGTGCGAATTCTTCACCCTGCCCGTGGAGAGGCCCCAAGAAGGCTACAACCGCACCACAGCTCTGGCCGTGGTCGCCGTGGTGCTCTCGTCCATCTGCCTCACCATCATCGGCCTTCTACTCATGCTCAG GCAAAGGAGCGGCGATACTACCTCAAAATAG